The genomic stretch gaacccaggagacagaacttgcagtgagctgagatcgcgccactgcactccagcctgggcgacagagtgagactccgtctcaaattaaaaaaaaaaaaaaaaaaaagacacaattagCTTACAGATTTAATCATGTAGGGCAATTTCAAGGTACTGATGTCTCCCTCAGCACCTCAGCAAACTCCATTATACGGATGCAAATGATCCTGCCTGGGATCCAGACACCagtccttttaaattttactgtgaAATTCAAATGAGCTGCAAAATCTGAGACcccctgaaatgacagaaatgtccTCTTCTTGACTTAGAAATGAAGGacttagagttcttttttttttttttttttgagttagaatctggctctgtcacccaggctggagtgcagtggtgtgatctcagctcactgcaaattccgcctcccggattcaagcaattctcctgcctcagcctctcgagtcactgttattacaggtgcccaccaccaagcctagctaacttttgtatttttttttttttcgaaacagagtcttgctctgtcgtgcaggctggagtgcactggtgcgatctcggctcactgcaacctctgcccccccgggttcaagcaattatcctgcctcagcctcctgagtagctgggattacaggcacccgccaccgcgcccagcgaatttttgtatttttagtagagatgaggtttcaccatgttggccaggctggtcttaaactcctgacctcaagtgatccaaccaccacggcctcctaaagtgctaggattacaggcgtgagccaccacacccggcctaatttttgtgtttttagtagagatggggtttcaccaagttggccaggctggtcacaaactcctgacctcaaacgatctgtccgcctcggcctcccaaagtgctgggataacaggtgtaaaccaccctgCCCTGGCAGGACTTGgagttcttcaaaataataataacaataaattctgtttgggaggctgaggtgggcagatcacttgaggtcaggacaagaccagcctggccaacatgatgaaaccctgactctaccaagaatacaaaaattagctgggcgtggctgggcgcggtggctcatgcctgtaatcccagcactttgggaggctgaggcaggtggatcacctgaggtcgggagtttgagaccagcctggccgacatggtgatacctcgtctctactaaaaaaaatacaaacaatagccggatgtggtggcaggcgcctgtaatcccagctacttggaacttggaaggctgaggcaggagaattgcttgaacctgggaggtggaggttgcagtgagccgagatcatgtcattgcactccagcctgggcaacagagcaagactccgtctcaaaacaaacaaacaaacaaaaaaaacccaattaatTAAAATCATGGTAAACAGAAACTGAGATGTACAGTGACATGTAAAGGTCTCCTTCCTCATCCCATAAAACCCAATTTCTCACCACAAAACCATCCACTCCTTACACCTGTTGCCtttcaaatacttttattaaagaactggtggggaagggaaaagggtgaCAATTCAGAGTAGGAATGAGGATGGGCATTAAAAGAAAGGGACCGAAAGCCCGGGACTGCGCTTCATCTACATGTCAGCATTtctgcctgcctggccagccTGTCTGCCTGCAAGGCCTTGGCCAGTCTCTCCCTGGCTTTCTTCACCCTCCTGGCCTGTCTCCGGATATCTGCAGGAGTCACCAATTGGCCAGAGAGGGGCGGTGGGAGCTGACAACCCATTCCTGGGGTTGGCCCCCCTGCCACAGCTGGAAACTGCCCAGGGGTGGGCTCAAGCGGGCTGTGGACACGCTCAGCACCAGCTCTGTCCAGAGATTCACTGGCCGTCCCCGCTGCAAGGATACTTAAGACGCTCTCCAAATGCAGTGGACTTGAACCTTCTCCTTGGCTGCTGCAGGGCTGCAGGGCCTGCAGTCTCCGGTAGGTGCAGAGTTGCTGCGGCTTCTCCAGGTGCTCATCCCCTTTTCTGCGTCTGACCTGGTTGTCAGGATGAGACCTGATCCTCGTCACCGGCCTCTGGAAGATGCAGCTGGTGAGTCTCATGGGGAGAGCAGACCTCGCAGCTCGTCTCCGATGGGCCTTGGCCATGTGGATTTCTCGTTTCTTCTGTAAAGCCCAGGGCATCATGTTTCTTTTGAGCTTcccctttcaaaagaaaagaaaatgtgaaatttcaaCCAAATGGAGACAGGAGAAGATCAGCTGTCGGGGGCTTCTCTCAGCTCAGTGGAATCTTCCCACCAGCCTCTCTTTCTGGGGAAATGTGTCTCAAATGGCAGTGTACATCCTCAGGGTTTGCTAAAGTCAGATATGTGGACCTGAAGCCAAGTAAGTCTGGGGTGGACCCTAGAGTCTGCATTTCTCCGTGTGACCCTGATGCTGCTGGCAGGAGCTCCAGGTATTGACACTGGGTCCTGGGACCTCATCGGGCTGATGCGAGTCCAGGACTAAATGCTCAAGGTCATGACCCAGGGTCAGTTCCAGACCTtgtccctcctcatcctcctcagaggtcacccctctcttctcttccctgccactGTCAGCTACACAGATGCTGGTGCCTCCTAACCCATCCCCAACAGGACACTGGGATCCCAGACTTCCCTGTTCACCAAGACCTCACGCTTCTCTGTATCTCTTTCTGCTGTGCTTCAGGACACAACATCATTTTCATAGCTCCTTGACTCTCTGGTTTCCAAAGAAATCGTGCACTCGCCACCTTAAATACTCACTGCCACACCCAGATCCCACCTTCACCTGAACACCTCCTGCTCATGAAGAAAAACCTCAGAAACACCATGTTTGCCTTCTGTTTCTAAGAAGCTCAATTAACTAGAGTTCTACCATGAGAGAATCTTTTGATGACATACTGAGAAAGATGATCAAGCGCCTCCTAAGATTTGACGTCCTTTCTTGCTCTAACTCAGTTGGAAGACTCTAGTCTCATAAAGCTGTTTCCCCCACAAACCTCATCAGTGCACTTTCCATTTTAAAGCCTTTGTTTCTgtccttctcatttcattttttgttgtcctGGCATAAAGATTAATACTAGCCCTTACAGTACCCCTGGCATAAAGATTAATAATGACCCAAGATGTTCCCCTTTGGAGGGAAAATTATTTAGTCCCCTTAGTTACAGGGCACTTATGATGTGCCAAGCTGTGCAGTAGAACCCCTGATCCAGAAGTAAACTTCATAAATCACCACTCTGTTGATTTGCATCTTGGTGAGAAGGAAGACATAATAAACGcactaaaaacaaatttctggtgGAATATCAGATATAAGTAAGTTCCATGATGAAGAAGAAGGGAGTGACAGAGAGGGACGGaaggaggagaaacagagaaacagaaaagaaattcactaCAACGAATCGTGACAGTGAGTTTAGGGAATAAGCAACTCATCATGAAATTTTACCagagaactaattttttttgttttttgtttttttaaaaaaacggacCAAGCAATTTCTGGTTCAGGAGCTTTCCAGAGAGGGAGACAATTTGAAGACTGCAAGGCCAAATAATACTTCTTCCCTTTCCTAGTgatgttggatttttaaaaaaaaaaatcaaaactattatCCCCATAGATTTTCATAGGCAAAAATGAGAATACTTTGaacattattcaacaaatattaacaccTGAGGTATAACTTTCCACAACATCCAGTTTTAAGAACAACCCACTGCTAACTGTAAAGCtgtcttacagaaagaaaaaggacacataTGGACATTCCTGTAATCATTAAAAATCCCGTACTCACCAGAACAGGTGGGCTCGGAAAAGAGGTGAACACAGGCTCTCCCATAGCCGTAGAGTTTCTCTTGCTGACCCCACTCTTGAGATGCAGACAACCCTTGGCTTGCCGGAAAATGCAGTGACTTCTGCATCTGGTTCCCCTTTTTATAGAGAAATCGAGTGATAATGCAATCAGTGGATAATCCACAGGGAACACCCTGTCTCCGCCCATTGGATTTGAGGCATTTctaaatctttatacagaaacCAATGTGGTGTTACCTACACAGAGTGTgagtagagaaagaatttaatacgtgtgtgtgtgtgtggcggggtggtatttacagttaatatcagcattttagatatgtttccctttttctcccaGTTTTCCAAACATCTTTGAATACTTTCTATAGAAATAGGAATGGAACTGTCTATGTACATCAATGTTCACGTAATATTtgatttaataacaaaaactaaagaccatttaaatgttctttaagaaaagaaagcccaAAACTTTTATTCACAATCCTATAGAATATATCACACAGTTGTTGCAAAGAAATTACTACTTTGGCCGGgagaggtggcttacgcctataatcccagcactttgggagaccaaggcaggtagatcacctgaggtcaagagttcgagaccagcctggccaacatggtgaaaccccatttctactaaaaatacaaaacttaccctggtgtggtggcatgcacctgtaatcccagctactcgggaggctgaggcaggataatcgcttgaacctgggaggcagaggttgcggtgagcggagatcgcaccactgcagctcagcatgggcgacagagtgagactccatctcaaaaaaaaaaaaaaaaaagttctattttgtgcatttacatttaatataattaccagtaaatttgaaattgtttcaaTCATCTCATTTTTCCTAGGTTTTGACTTAACTGACTCACGTTCCGTTTGCCTTTACTTGACTGACTTTGaatcaaatatgtttattattttattgttatctcCATGAACTTGCTAGTTACAGCCATACAGATCTGTGTAGTTATGCTAATAATTAAATCCTATACTCTGATACAATTAATTACTTTAACCCCTCCCACAAAATGCAAATACGTTAGAacacttttaattctctttttagctGTTTCTGACTTTTGTATTACCATTCTCATGCATATTATTTCTACACATATTTTACTCTCCAGGAGACATTTCTAGTATTGCTTCATAAAGCAATATGCACTAATATTTACCTACAGATTATCTTGTGCATTcatctttattcctttctgcATTTCTAGCATTCAATCTGGGATTATTTCCCTGTGGACTTGAGAATtcattctagtattttttttctaattcaatgcTGCTAACAACTAATTGTTTTCCTTTACACTTTTATTTAGGCATCTTTATTTGGGGGCAATATTGCTGTGAGGTACGGGTGTCTGGTTTGACAAATTTCTTTCAGCATATTAGAAATGGTGCCCCACTGATGTCTATCTCATTTTACCTGTGTTGAGATGTCAGCTGTCAGGCTTTTCCTTGCTTCTTTGGTTTCCACATTCTCTAAACTCTTTCTCGTTGTGGTTGGTTTGTAGGCCACAGTGTAGCTCATTATTGCTTCCTGTGTATTTCCTTTGCCTAGAGGGTGTGGAGTCAATTGCATCTGTGGGTTGATGTCTTTCATTGGTTTGGAAGGTGCATatgtctccttcacttctgataTCCATTCTTGTCCAAGTTCTCTCTACTCTTCTTTTAATCACATCCCACTTGTCTCTGAATTTTCCAATGTTGTTCATGCTTTGGTGGGAATATTTGCTCTTGAACCTTGTTCCACTTTGCTAATCTACCTTTTTTCTAGGTTCAGTCTCATTTTaatgttccttccttccttccttccctccttccctccctccctgccttcctcccttcctcccttctgtcctgtcttccttccttccttcctttctttctttcttttctctcttttctttggagatggggtctcactctgtcacccaggctggagagcagtggcatgatctcagctcactgcaacctctgcctcccgggttcaatgattctcctgcttcagcctcccaagtagctgggactataggcacatgccaccacacccagcttatttttgtattttttgtggagacggggtttcaccatgttggccagggtggtctcgaactactgacctcaagtgatgcacctgccttggcctctcaaagtgctaggattacaggcgtgagccaccgtgcctggcctaatttcttaTACTCTTAGTTTCAGTTCTAAGTATAAAACACAGTAAATAGCTTTAATTAAAAACTAGGTAGAAGAACAGCTTCACAGTCAATGAGGAGACAATCTTCCTTCTTGATACAATGAAACTCTAAATAGAAAGGAGCAAATTCAAATTTGAACCATATTAAGATACATTAAGAGCAACTATTCATTCAAATACATCAGTAAGAGAGAAAGCGTGGAAAACCGGAGTGGGGGAAGAGGTTTTGATTCTGTACCCCCAGGAAAGTACATCAAGCcagagtatatataaaaaaaattttaatatttaaaaaaaaagaataatgtcaaacaaacagaaaaataatgaaaacacactTGAAACTGGGTGAAAAACTTGAATGGACCctacacaaaagaatataaacaagtgaccgtaaaaaattattattattattattattatcattaattttcaggtggagtcttgttctgtcacccaggctggagtgcagtggcacgatcttggctcagcgcaactctgccttctgggttcaagcgattctcctgcctcagcctcctgagtaggtgggattacaggctcccaccaccacgtccagctaatttttgtattttaagtagacacagggttttaccatgttgcctaggctggtcttgaacgcctgacctcaagtgatccacccgccttggcctcccaaattgctgagattacaggcatgagctaccgcgcccggcctaaatgacCAGCAAAATTTGAGCAAATGTTTAATCCTTTTAGCTTCAGGGaaatgctaaaaaaataaaaattacaataagataCTATTATATAGATATCAACTTAGCTAAagggaaaaacacagaaacaccAAGTGCTGACTAGATTATGGAGGGACCAGTCTTTCCTGTAAGGATAGTGGGAGTTTAAATTggaataaccactttggaaaactatatGCAAACATCTATTAAAGCTgtatagggccaggcatggtggtttatgcctgtaatcccagcattttgggaagcagaggtgggaggatcgcttgagctcagtagtctagaaccaacttggacaacataggaagaccttatctctacaaaaaatgaaaaataagcattgTGAGGCATGGcgatgcctgcctgtagtcccatctacttaggaggctgaagtgggaggaccacttgagcccaggagatcaaggctgtagtgagttgtgattgagctactgcactccagcctgggtgacagagcaagaccctgtctcaaaaacaaaagctgtaggctgggcacagtggcttacacctgtaatcccagcacttcaggaggctgaagcgcacggattacttgaggtcaggagtttgagaccagcctggccaacatggtgaaacctcctctctattgaaaatacaaaagaattagccaggcatggtggcgtacgcctgtagtctcagctactcgggaggctgatgcaggagaattgcttgaacccagaggtggaggttgcggtgagacaagattgcgccagtgcactccagcctgggtgagagagagactgtctcaaaagaacaaacaggcggtggctcaagcttgtaatcccagcactttgggaggccgaggcaggcagatcacctgagatcaggaattcaagaccagccaggcaaacatggtgaaacaccatctccacaaaaatacaaaaattagctaggcctgatggtggatgcctgtaatcccagctagttgggaggctgaggcgggagaatcgcttgaacctgggaggcgagggttgcagtgagccgagattgcgccactacactccagcctgggcaacagatcgatactccgtctcaaacaaaccccaaaagccGTATAAACGTCTACCCTCTTCCCTTGCACACAGCATTTATCTCAACATTGTACATGCGTGCCCACCAATTTCATGTTCTGAGGGGCACAGAACCTGCAGTCATAATAGCTCTTGTCAGAAACCAGCCAATGAACAgcaggagaatgaataaatactgGGGCATCTGCACCCATCGGATCTTCTCACAGCAATCAGAGCTCACAAATGACAACCGGCACAACCTTAAGCCTTGATCTCTCAAAGCTGAGGTTAATCCAAACCCAAGACAGTGCATACCATGTGGTTCCCTACACGTGAAACAAAAACCAGCCAAACTAATCCTAGGTGCTGTTACAACAGAGGGTGCCTTCGTGGGAGGCAGGATGAGGTGGCGGGAAAAGGCACCTGGGGATGAATCCGCTATTCTATTCATGGATTTCAGTGCTGGGCATGAGTGCGTTCAGTTTGTGAAAGTTCATGAAGATGTACGTGTCTGATTTTTTGCACTTTGCTCTATGTAAGTTCTATGCCAATAACAATTGAGGAAAAGAGACTGAGATATAAACTTCCACTTATGGCCAATCTGTAGCAAACTTCCATCCCATAAAAGCAACCTCAGGAATACCGCCTTGTATACTGGGAATTTGCCGAAAGAGTAGATTTCAGCTACTCTTtctacacacacgtacacaaagGTAATTACATCAGGAGACAGATA from Pan paniscus chromosome 20, NHGRI_mPanPan1-v2.0_pri, whole genome shotgun sequence encodes the following:
- the LOC129394668 gene encoding putative methyl-CpG-binding domain protein 3-like 3 encodes the protein MMPWALQKKREIHMAKAHRRRAARSALPMRLTSCIFQRPVTRIRSHPDNQVRRRKGDEHLEKPQQLCTYRRLQALQPCSSQGEGSSPLHLESVLSILAAGTASESLDRAGAERVHSPLEPTPGQFPAVAGGPTPGMGCQLPPPLSGQLVTPADIRRQARRVKKARERLAKALQADRLARQAEMLTCR